The proteins below come from a single Rhizobium lentis genomic window:
- a CDS encoding 3-methyl-2-oxobutanoate hydroxymethyltransferase translates to MMKKHKRATVADLLAEKGKRQFTMLRVTSLEEAEAAEKAGIDIVSVPPSLLGPLFREIAPTPFAIPGLEYGDHVSAEDYLRAAFAALKAGGDAVYCAASLQIIRRLRDEGIPVCGHLGLIPSKATWTGGFRAVGKTAASAAEIWRQTKALEEAGAFAAEIEVVPGDVAAAISRNTSMLMISMGAGGGCDAQYLFADDVLGANRDHYPRHAKVYRNFAAEHDRLQRERIAAFTEFAADVRTGAYPERRHCVGIDEAELKTFLDRLKSETAHG, encoded by the coding sequence ATGATGAAGAAACATAAGCGTGCGACCGTCGCCGATCTGCTTGCGGAAAAGGGCAAGCGCCAGTTCACCATGCTGCGCGTCACCTCGCTCGAGGAGGCGGAAGCCGCCGAAAAGGCAGGGATCGACATCGTTTCGGTGCCGCCATCGCTGCTCGGCCCGCTGTTTCGTGAGATCGCGCCCACGCCCTTTGCCATTCCCGGGCTCGAATATGGCGACCACGTCTCGGCGGAGGACTATCTGCGCGCCGCCTTCGCGGCGCTGAAGGCCGGCGGCGATGCGGTCTATTGCGCCGCCAGCCTGCAGATAATCCGGCGCCTCCGAGATGAGGGCATCCCGGTCTGCGGCCATCTCGGGCTGATCCCGTCGAAGGCGACCTGGACGGGCGGCTTCCGCGCCGTCGGCAAGACGGCGGCGAGCGCGGCCGAGATCTGGCGGCAGACCAAGGCGCTGGAAGAGGCCGGCGCCTTCGCCGCGGAAATCGAAGTCGTGCCGGGGGACGTCGCAGCCGCCATCAGCCGCAACACCTCGATGCTGATGATCTCCATGGGGGCGGGCGGCGGCTGCGATGCTCAATATCTCTTCGCCGACGACGTGCTCGGCGCCAATCGCGACCACTATCCGCGTCACGCCAAGGTCTATCGCAACTTCGCCGCCGAACATGACCGGCTGCAGCGCGAACGCATCGCCGCCTTCACCGAATTCGCCGCGGACGTCAGGACCGGCGCCTATCCGGAAAGGCGCCACTGCGTCGGTATCGACGAGGCCGAGTTGAAGACTTTTCTGGATCGACTGAAAAGCGAAACGGCCCATGGCTGA
- a CDS encoding NUDIX hydrolase, with protein sequence MIRSTHLERSIRPPVTIGFAHAELIAVLVAVTGDEPRVMTIRSGNALPSGPFEMGHRTLQSGLREWVQEQTEHPVGYLEQLYTFADRDRNNEILGGRTISISYLGLVNEQSGAGRPGWHGWYEYFPWEDHRQGRPAVLDEIVRRLKDWADNDPARRDYRHRRADFTFGLDGGGWNEDLALQRYELLYEAGLVAEAGCAGEANLGRAMFADHRRILATGIARLRAKIKYRPVVFELMPDSFTLLRLQRTIEALAGLTLHKQNFRRLIEQQELVEETGGTESETGGRPAKLFRFRHTVLEERALAGTKLPLSRN encoded by the coding sequence ATGATCCGTTCGACTCATTTGGAACGGAGTATTCGGCCCCCTGTGACGATCGGCTTTGCGCATGCGGAATTGATTGCGGTGCTCGTCGCGGTGACGGGGGACGAGCCGCGCGTCATGACCATCCGCTCCGGCAACGCGCTGCCGTCGGGGCCTTTCGAAATGGGCCATCGCACCCTGCAATCCGGCCTGCGCGAATGGGTGCAGGAGCAGACGGAGCACCCGGTCGGTTATCTCGAGCAGCTGTATACCTTCGCCGATCGTGACCGAAATAACGAAATCCTCGGCGGGCGGACGATCTCGATCAGTTATCTCGGGCTCGTCAACGAGCAGTCGGGCGCCGGTCGGCCCGGGTGGCATGGCTGGTATGAGTATTTTCCCTGGGAGGACCACCGGCAGGGCCGGCCAGCGGTGCTCGACGAGATCGTCCGGCGTCTGAAGGACTGGGCGGACAACGATCCGGCCCGGCGCGACTACCGCCATCGCCGCGCCGATTTCACCTTCGGCCTCGACGGCGGCGGCTGGAACGAGGACCTGGCGCTGCAGCGCTACGAACTGCTTTACGAAGCCGGGCTTGTCGCCGAAGCGGGCTGCGCGGGTGAAGCCAATCTCGGCCGGGCGATGTTTGCCGACCACCGCCGCATTCTCGCAACCGGCATCGCAAGACTGCGCGCCAAGATCAAATACCGCCCCGTCGTCTTCGAGTTGATGCCCGACAGTTTTACCTTGCTGCGGCTTCAGCGCACCATTGAGGCCTTGGCGGGACTGACGCTGCACAAGCAGAATTTTCGCCGTCTCATCGAGCAGCAGGAACTGGTCGAGGAAACCGGGGGAACCGAAAGCGAAACCGGTGGTCGGCCGGCGAAGCTCTTCCGCTTCCGCCACACCGTGCTCGAAGAACGGGCGCTCGCAGGAACGAAATTACCGCTCTCCCGCAATTGA
- the nadC gene encoding carboxylating nicotinate-nucleotide diphosphorylase: MSLVPLPRLIVEPMVRATLLEDLGLAGDITSAAVIPAEHRSTVVMAARQPGVIAGLDAADLAFTLVDPAIVMHRHLDDGQAVKPGDVIATIEGPSRGLLTAERTALNFLGHLSGIATVTAAIAAAISGTKASVACTRKTTPGLRALEKYAVRAGGGMNHRFALYDAVLIKDNHVAIAGGVAEAIRRARAGVGHMIKIEVEVDRLDQLQEAMAVGVDAVLLDNMTPDQLREAVGIVAGRAITEASGRVTPQTAAAIAASGVDLISVGWLTHSAPVLDIGLDFVEAAATAEKGRKQVAQMR; encoded by the coding sequence ATGAGCCTCGTCCCCCTTCCGCGTCTGATCGTCGAACCCATGGTGCGGGCAACCCTTCTCGAAGATCTGGGCCTTGCCGGCGACATTACTTCGGCAGCGGTCATCCCCGCCGAGCACCGCTCGACGGTGGTGATGGCCGCCCGGCAGCCGGGTGTCATCGCCGGTCTCGATGCGGCCGACCTTGCTTTTACTCTGGTTGATCCCGCTATCGTCATGCACCGCCATCTCGATGACGGTCAGGCCGTCAAGCCGGGCGACGTCATCGCCACCATCGAGGGGCCGTCGCGCGGCCTGCTGACCGCCGAGCGCACTGCACTGAATTTCCTCGGCCATCTCTCGGGCATCGCGACCGTCACGGCTGCGATCGCCGCCGCCATCAGCGGCACCAAGGCTTCCGTCGCCTGCACGCGCAAGACGACGCCGGGACTGCGGGCGCTGGAGAAATATGCAGTGCGGGCCGGCGGCGGCATGAACCATCGCTTCGCGCTCTATGACGCGGTGCTGATCAAGGACAATCACGTGGCCATCGCCGGCGGCGTTGCCGAGGCGATCCGTCGGGCGCGGGCCGGCGTCGGCCATATGATAAAGATCGAGGTCGAGGTCGATAGGCTCGATCAGCTGCAGGAAGCGATGGCGGTCGGCGTCGATGCGGTTCTGCTTGACAATATGACGCCGGATCAGCTGCGCGAGGCGGTCGGCATCGTCGCCGGTCGGGCGATCACCGAAGCGTCCGGCCGGGTCACGCCGCAGACGGCCGCTGCCATCGCAGCTTCTGGTGTCGACCTCATTTCCGTCGGCTGGCTGACGCACAGCGCGCCGGTCCTGGATATCGGCCTCGATTTCGTCGAGGCCGCGGCCACTGCGGAAAAAGGCCGGAAACAGGTCGCGCAGATGCGTTGA
- the nadA gene encoding quinolinate synthase NadA → MNHPVSASSLYDRVSRVIPKAEWMSFENDVDAILELKRRRNAVILAHNYQTPEIFHGVADIVGDSLALARKAIEVDAEVIVLAGVHFMAETAKLLNPEKTVLIPDLGAGCSLADSITPADIALLRQAHPGVPVVTYVNTSAAVKAASDICCTSGNAKQVVESLGAPKVLMIPDEYLARNVARETDVEIIAWHGHCEVHELFSADDVRQLRENHPGVTVLAHPECPPDVVAEADFAGSTAVMSDYVGRLKPARVVLLTECSMSDNVAVHHPDVEFIRPCNLCPHMKRITLGNIRAALEENRHEVTVDPAIAVAARRAVERMLAI, encoded by the coding sequence ATGAATCACCCTGTTTCCGCATCCTCGCTCTACGATCGCGTCAGCCGCGTCATTCCCAAAGCCGAGTGGATGTCGTTCGAAAACGACGTGGACGCCATCCTTGAGCTCAAGCGCCGCCGCAACGCCGTCATTCTCGCCCACAATTATCAGACACCCGAGATCTTTCACGGCGTGGCCGATATTGTCGGCGACAGCCTGGCGCTTGCCCGCAAGGCGATCGAGGTTGATGCCGAGGTGATCGTGCTGGCCGGCGTGCATTTCATGGCGGAGACCGCCAAGCTGCTGAACCCTGAGAAAACCGTGCTGATCCCGGATCTCGGCGCCGGCTGTTCGCTGGCCGATTCCATCACGCCCGCGGATATTGCGCTGCTGCGCCAGGCTCATCCCGGTGTGCCCGTCGTCACCTATGTCAATACCTCGGCCGCGGTGAAGGCTGCCTCCGATATCTGCTGCACCTCGGGCAACGCCAAACAGGTGGTGGAGTCGCTCGGCGCGCCGAAGGTGCTGATGATCCCGGACGAATATCTTGCCCGCAATGTCGCCCGCGAAACCGACGTCGAGATCATCGCCTGGCACGGCCATTGCGAAGTGCATGAACTCTTCAGCGCCGACGATGTGCGCCAGCTGCGCGAGAACCATCCGGGCGTGACGGTGCTTGCCCATCCGGAATGCCCGCCTGATGTCGTGGCCGAGGCCGATTTTGCCGGCTCCACCGCCGTCATGTCGGACTATGTCGGCCGGCTGAAGCCGGCCCGGGTCGTGCTGCTCACCGAATGCTCGATGAGCGACAATGTCGCGGTACACCATCCTGATGTCGAGTTCATTCGGCCCTGCAATCTCTGCCCGCATATGAAGCGGATCACCCTTGGCAATATCCGCGCCGCGCTCGAGGAAAACCGCCATGAAGTGACGGTCGATCCGGCGATTGCAGTGGCAGCACGCCGCGCCGTCGAGAGGATGCTCGCGATATGA
- a CDS encoding L-aspartate oxidase, translated as MTDILDQLAGRTVIVGSGLAGLMTALTLAPEPSVIVTRAALGAETSSAWAQGGIAASIGADDSAAFHLADTLAAGDGLCDPILAAGIVAEAPAAIAALQRAGVRFDSNGAGELSLGLEAAHSRRRIVHAEGDGSGAAIIAALVRAAMQTPAISVLEGFEARRILMDGECVSGLLCATTNGAAILPTSRLVLATGGIGGLYEATTNPMCNFGQGIALAARAGAALADMEFVQFHPTALDSSRRPLALVSEAVRGEGALLVNERRERFMARIPGAELAPRDVVARAISAEIARGGRVFLDGRTALGSRFATRFPVIAALCGEAGIDPAKDLIPVRPAVHYHMGGVATDANGRSSVAGLWVVGEAASTGLHGANRLASNSLLEAAVTGMRAARDISGVPAGNTGATFTEKLPPPPDASLVRPIVSRHLGVLRNGGAVHGAIAALLPLAESNGPAADPAIVALLIAVFAGLRMESRGAHARTDFPLKPAHASRCRMHLSEALAIASATPPYLLARSA; from the coding sequence ATGACCGATATCCTCGACCAGTTGGCCGGACGCACCGTCATCGTCGGCAGCGGCCTTGCCGGGCTGATGACGGCGCTGACGCTGGCGCCGGAACCTTCCGTCATCGTGACCCGCGCCGCCCTCGGCGCCGAGACATCGAGCGCCTGGGCGCAGGGCGGCATTGCCGCCAGCATCGGCGCCGACGACAGCGCCGCCTTCCATCTTGCCGATACGCTGGCAGCCGGCGACGGACTTTGCGATCCGATCCTGGCGGCCGGCATCGTCGCCGAGGCCCCGGCGGCAATCGCGGCACTTCAGCGCGCCGGCGTGCGTTTCGACAGCAATGGCGCGGGTGAACTTTCGCTTGGGCTGGAGGCCGCCCATAGCCGCCGCCGGATCGTCCATGCCGAAGGCGACGGCTCGGGCGCAGCGATCATTGCCGCGCTGGTACGGGCGGCGATGCAAACGCCTGCCATATCAGTGCTCGAAGGCTTCGAGGCGCGGCGGATTCTGATGGACGGCGAGTGCGTCTCCGGCCTGCTCTGCGCCACCACAAACGGCGCCGCCATCCTGCCGACCTCCAGGCTGGTGCTCGCCACCGGCGGCATTGGCGGGCTTTATGAGGCGACCACCAATCCGATGTGCAATTTCGGTCAAGGGATCGCGCTCGCCGCAAGGGCGGGTGCTGCGCTCGCCGATATGGAATTCGTGCAGTTCCATCCAACGGCGCTCGATTCCAGCCGCAGGCCCCTGGCGCTGGTCAGCGAGGCGGTGCGCGGCGAGGGGGCCTTGCTCGTCAACGAACGGCGCGAACGGTTCATGGCCCGCATCCCGGGGGCCGAGCTTGCGCCGCGTGACGTGGTGGCGCGAGCGATCAGCGCCGAAATCGCCCGCGGCGGCCGTGTCTTCCTCGATGGCCGCACGGCGCTCGGCAGCCGCTTCGCCACACGTTTTCCGGTGATCGCCGCCCTTTGCGGCGAGGCTGGCATCGATCCGGCGAAAGACCTCATTCCGGTGCGGCCGGCCGTTCACTATCACATGGGCGGCGTTGCCACGGATGCCAACGGCCGCAGCTCGGTTGCCGGCCTCTGGGTCGTCGGCGAAGCTGCCTCGACCGGCCTGCACGGCGCAAACCGGCTTGCCAGCAATTCGCTGCTGGAGGCAGCGGTGACGGGCATGCGGGCAGCGCGCGACATTTCTGGCGTGCCGGCGGGCAACACCGGCGCCACATTCACAGAAAAACTGCCACCGCCCCCCGATGCCTCGCTCGTCCGACCGATCGTCTCGCGCCATCTCGGCGTGCTGCGCAACGGGGGGGCCGTGCATGGCGCCATCGCTGCCTTGCTGCCGCTCGCTGAGAGCAACGGCCCTGCCGCCGATCCGGCCATCGTCGCGCTTTTGATCGCCGTCTTTGCCGGCCTTCGGATGGAATCGCGCGGCGCCCATGCCCGCACCGATTTTCCGCTGAAGCCCGCCCATGCAAGCCGGTGCCGGATGCACCTTTCGGAAGCGCTGGCGATCGCCAGCGCCACACCACCCTATTTGCTGGCCAGGAGTGCCTGA
- a CDS encoding MocE family 2Fe-2S type ferredoxin gives MSGNWIEVCGKDEIDEEDVIRFDHGGRTFAVYRSPDDEYFATDGLCTHEHIHLADGLVMDEIIECPKHNGRFNYKTGEAKGAPVCVNLKTYPVRIEGDTVFIAV, from the coding sequence ATGAGCGGAAACTGGATCGAAGTCTGCGGCAAGGACGAGATCGACGAAGAGGATGTCATCCGCTTCGATCATGGCGGGCGCACGTTTGCGGTCTACCGCAGCCCGGACGACGAATATTTTGCGACCGACGGGCTCTGCACGCATGAACATATCCATCTCGCCGACGGGCTTGTCATGGATGAAATCATCGAATGTCCGAAACATAACGGCCGCTTCAACTACAAGACGGGCGAAGCCAAGGGCGCTCCGGTCTGCGTCAATCTCAAGACCTATCCGGTGAGGATCGAAGGCGACACCGTCTTTATCGCGGTCTGA
- a CDS encoding NAD(P)/FAD-dependent oxidoreductase, producing MAHFVILGAGECGARAAFALREKGFDGEITLVGAETLHPYERPPLSKAAAADASDPKFIAAAEKYAESGIRLMTGLEAKNFDTASRTVTLSDGTALSYDKLLLATGASARSFPGAPANSPHIRSLRTHHDAAALRDVMKPGRHIAIIGGGFIGLELAATARLHGADVIVIEGLERVLKRGVPEEIAYLLTERHRAEGVDIRCGVSIETLTEEGGKAVIKLSTGEAIAADLALVGIGARPNVDIAERAGLAIDNGIAVDSHLQTSAPDVFAAGDCCSFPLSIYGGRRVRLESWRNAQEQGTLAAANMLVLDEAVSSVPWFWSDQYDLTLQISGLAEGAVTHQRRELGAGAFILFHLDAGGRLIAASGIGPGNAVARDIRLAEMLIAAGARPDPAALAASDIKLKSLLAA from the coding sequence GTGGCTCACTTCGTCATCCTGGGTGCCGGTGAATGCGGTGCACGCGCCGCTTTCGCCTTGCGGGAAAAGGGCTTTGACGGCGAAATAACGCTTGTCGGCGCCGAGACGCTTCATCCCTACGAGCGGCCGCCGCTTTCGAAGGCCGCCGCCGCCGATGCGAGCGACCCGAAATTCATCGCTGCGGCGGAAAAATACGCCGAAAGCGGCATCCGGCTGATGACCGGCCTGGAGGCGAAGAATTTCGACACGGCATCGAGGACCGTCACACTTTCCGACGGCACGGCGCTCTCCTATGACAAGCTTCTGCTGGCGACGGGTGCGAGCGCCCGATCTTTTCCCGGCGCGCCGGCGAACAGCCCGCATATCCGCTCGCTGAGGACGCATCACGACGCGGCAGCGCTGCGCGATGTGATGAAGCCGGGGCGGCACATCGCCATCATCGGCGGCGGGTTCATCGGACTCGAACTTGCCGCAACGGCGCGCCTGCACGGCGCCGACGTCATCGTCATCGAGGGACTCGAACGGGTGCTGAAGCGCGGCGTGCCGGAGGAGATCGCCTATCTCCTGACTGAGCGCCACCGCGCCGAGGGCGTCGATATCCGCTGCGGCGTCTCCATCGAGACCCTGACCGAAGAAGGCGGCAAGGCCGTCATCAAACTGTCGACAGGCGAAGCGATTGCGGCCGATCTCGCTCTCGTCGGCATCGGCGCGCGGCCGAATGTCGACATTGCCGAAAGGGCTGGGCTTGCGATCGACAACGGCATCGCCGTCGACAGCCATCTGCAGACGTCGGCACCTGATGTTTTTGCCGCCGGCGACTGCTGCTCCTTTCCGCTCTCGATCTATGGCGGCCGGCGGGTGCGGCTCGAATCCTGGCGCAATGCCCAGGAGCAAGGCACATTGGCCGCGGCCAACATGCTCGTTCTCGATGAAGCCGTTTCATCCGTGCCGTGGTTCTGGTCGGATCAATATGACCTGACGCTGCAGATATCAGGCCTTGCCGAGGGCGCCGTCACCCATCAGCGCCGGGAACTCGGCGCCGGCGCCTTTATTCTTTTCCACCTGGACGCCGGCGGACGGTTGATCGCCGCGAGCGGCATCGGGCCGGGCAATGCGGTGGCGCGCGACATCCGTCTCGCCGAAATGCTGATCGCCGCCGGCGCCCGTCCGGATCCGGCGGCGCTGGCAGCCAGCGACATCAAGCTGAAATCGCTGTTGGCCGCCTGA
- a CDS encoding TIM barrel protein codes for MTSIRFALNHMAAPSLAVDDFFALAKSLGIDSVEIRNDLSGNAILDGAKPEAIRQAAARHALTIISINALQRFNEWNETRAGEAQELIDYAAACGAKALVLVPKNDGTGCADGERQANLRQSLTALKPMLDKAGIIGLVEPLGFEICSLRSKTEAAEAITELGAQSTFKLVHDTFHHHLAGETATFPDLAGLVHISGVSDPSVSVADMRDSHRVLVDGDDRLDNVGQIKALLQAGYKGPFSFEPFAAEVHAVKDPAAALRASMDYLNVRV; via the coding sequence ATGACTTCGATTCGCTTTGCGCTCAACCACATGGCGGCGCCATCGCTTGCCGTCGATGATTTCTTTGCGCTGGCAAAGTCACTCGGCATCGATTCGGTTGAGATTCGCAACGACCTTTCCGGCAACGCTATTCTTGACGGCGCCAAACCCGAGGCGATCAGGCAAGCGGCCGCCCGTCACGCCCTGACGATCATTTCGATCAACGCCCTGCAGCGCTTCAACGAATGGAATGAGACGCGCGCTGGGGAAGCGCAGGAGCTGATCGATTATGCCGCCGCCTGCGGCGCCAAGGCGCTCGTCCTCGTTCCGAAGAACGACGGCACCGGCTGCGCCGACGGCGAACGGCAGGCCAATCTGCGCCAGTCCCTGACAGCCCTCAAGCCGATGCTTGATAAAGCCGGCATCATCGGCCTCGTCGAACCGCTCGGTTTCGAGATCTGCTCGTTACGCTCGAAGACCGAGGCCGCTGAGGCGATCACGGAGCTCGGCGCGCAATCGACCTTCAAGCTCGTCCACGACACCTTCCACCATCACCTTGCCGGCGAGACGGCGACCTTCCCTGATCTCGCTGGTCTCGTGCACATCTCGGGCGTCAGCGATCCTTCCGTTTCCGTTGCCGACATGCGCGATTCCCATCGCGTGCTCGTGGACGGCGACGACCGCCTCGACAATGTCGGGCAGATCAAGGCGCTGCTGCAGGCGGGCTATAAGGGACCGTTCTCCTTCGAACCCTTCGCGGCGGAAGTCCATGCGGTCAAGGATCCGGCCGCTGCGCTTCGCGCCAGCATGGATTATCTCAACGTGCGGGTCTGA
- a CDS encoding fatty acid desaturase family protein translates to MATQTKKRDYDLLGESGRAAVENGLAAAEWYHTDIPRKEMKALMQRSDAPAIRDTVIWLGSMLVFAGLGIYFWGSWIALPFFLAYGVLYGSASDSRWHECGHGTAFKTRWMNDVVYQIACFMIMRNPVTWRWSHARHHTDTVIVGRDPEIAVMRPPDLFRLVLNFFGILDVWFAMVDMLRNAFGVISAAEKTFIPEMEQPKAIRIARIWLAIYVVTIVAAIAMGSILPLILIGLPRLYGAWHHVLTGLLQHGGLADNVIDHRLNSRTVYMNPISRFIYWNMNYHVEHHMFPMVPYHALPRLHAMIKHDLPAPNPSIWSGYREMLPAFLRQLRNEDYFLNRELPATARPYREEFHNELAPAAQ, encoded by the coding sequence ATGGCGACCCAGACAAAGAAACGTGACTACGACCTGCTCGGCGAAAGCGGCCGCGCCGCTGTCGAAAATGGGCTGGCGGCAGCCGAATGGTATCACACCGACATCCCCCGCAAGGAGATGAAGGCGCTGATGCAGCGCTCCGATGCGCCGGCGATCCGTGACACGGTGATCTGGCTCGGCAGCATGCTGGTCTTTGCCGGGCTCGGCATCTATTTCTGGGGTTCCTGGATCGCGCTGCCCTTCTTCCTCGCCTATGGCGTGCTCTACGGCTCGGCTTCCGACAGCCGCTGGCACGAATGCGGCCACGGCACCGCCTTCAAGACACGCTGGATGAACGACGTCGTCTACCAGATCGCCTGCTTCATGATCATGCGAAATCCGGTCACCTGGCGTTGGAGCCATGCGCGCCACCACACCGATACGGTGATCGTCGGCCGCGATCCCGAGATCGCCGTCATGCGGCCGCCGGATCTCTTCCGGCTGGTGCTCAATTTCTTCGGCATTCTCGATGTCTGGTTTGCGATGGTGGACATGTTGCGCAACGCCTTCGGCGTCATCAGCGCGGCGGAAAAGACCTTCATTCCGGAAATGGAGCAGCCGAAGGCGATCCGCATCGCCCGAATCTGGCTGGCGATTTACGTCGTCACGATCGTAGCTGCCATCGCCATGGGTTCAATCCTGCCACTGATACTGATCGGCCTGCCGCGCCTCTACGGCGCCTGGCACCATGTGCTGACCGGGCTCCTGCAGCATGGCGGCCTTGCCGACAATGTGATCGACCACCGGCTGAACAGCCGCACGGTCTACATGAACCCGATCAGCCGCTTCATCTACTGGAACATGAATTACCATGTCGAACATCACATGTTCCCGATGGTGCCTTATCACGCCCTGCCCAGACTGCACGCGATGATCAAGCACGACCTGCCGGCGCCGAATCCGTCGATCTGGTCGGGATACCGCGAGATGCTCCCGGCTTTCCTGCGCCAGTTGCGCAACGAGGATTATTTCCTGAATCGGGAACTGCCGGCGACCGCGCGGCCCTATCGCGAGGAATTTCACAACGAACTGGCCCCGGCGGCGCAATAA
- a CDS encoding LacI family DNA-binding transcriptional regulator codes for MRRPTISDLARASGVSIATVDRVLNGRHRVREETARRVYDAAQSIGYHAVGLIRQRVFEDLPQYRLAFLLQKPMQPFYQAFAREIETAARAVTSARIQAQIDFPSASTPAAIVEKLRALGARNQAIALVAPDYPAVTTAIEELKEKGIPVFSLLSDFASGVRNAYIGVNNRKVGRTAAWAIAKTARVPGKVACFVGSHRFHGHELREIGFRSYFRENAPEFDVVDTLINLDTPEITHEATLTLLQKHPDLVGIYVCGGGMEGAISAIREENLGGRIVLVVNELTPDSKAGLADDIVAMAIGTPLPTLCKELMVLMTGAIKNCETVAPGQFFLPFDIHISENI; via the coding sequence ATGCGCCGACCTACCATATCCGATCTCGCCCGCGCCTCAGGCGTCAGCATTGCCACCGTCGACCGTGTTCTCAACGGCCGCCACCGCGTGCGGGAGGAAACGGCGCGGCGGGTCTATGATGCGGCCCAGTCGATCGGCTATCACGCCGTCGGCTTGATCAGGCAGCGGGTCTTCGAGGATCTGCCGCAATACAGGCTCGCCTTTCTGCTGCAGAAGCCGATGCAGCCCTTCTACCAGGCCTTTGCGCGCGAGATCGAAACCGCAGCGCGCGCGGTGACGAGCGCACGGATCCAGGCGCAGATCGACTTCCCGTCAGCCTCGACACCGGCCGCGATCGTGGAGAAGCTCAGGGCGCTTGGTGCTCGCAATCAGGCCATTGCTCTCGTCGCTCCAGATTACCCTGCAGTGACGACCGCCATTGAGGAACTGAAGGAGAAGGGCATTCCGGTCTTCTCGCTGCTCTCCGATTTTGCGTCGGGCGTGCGCAATGCCTATATCGGCGTCAACAACCGTAAGGTCGGCCGCACTGCCGCCTGGGCGATCGCCAAGACAGCGCGCGTGCCCGGCAAAGTCGCCTGTTTCGTCGGCAGCCACCGCTTCCACGGGCATGAGTTGCGCGAGATCGGTTTTCGCTCCTACTTTCGCGAAAACGCACCGGAGTTCGACGTCGTCGACACGCTGATCAACCTGGATACGCCCGAGATCACGCACGAGGCCACACTGACGCTGCTGCAGAAACATCCCGATCTCGTCGGCATTTATGTCTGCGGCGGGGGCATGGAAGGTGCGATTTCCGCGATCCGTGAAGAGAACCTCGGCGGAAGGATTGTTCTCGTGGTTAATGAGCTGACGCCCGACAGCAAAGCTGGTCTCGCCGACGATATCGTCGCCATGGCGATCGGCACACCCCTGCCCACACTCTGCAAGGAACTGATGGTTCTGATGACGGGCGCTATCAAGAACTGCGAAACGGTTGCTCCCGGACAGTTCTTCCTGCCTTTCGACATTCACATTTCAGAGAATATTTGA